The Felis catus isolate Fca126 chromosome X, F.catus_Fca126_mat1.0, whole genome shotgun sequence genome includes a region encoding these proteins:
- the NXT2 gene encoding NTF2-related export protein 2 isoform X1 has product MRRYRRDWSREDSRRYQGRRDYYDEEPQTSYGCRGRRTREEAVTPPPPEKPASSSLMAASVDFKTHVDQACRAAEEFVNIYYETMDKRRRALTRLYLDKATLIWNGNVVTGLEALTNFFDMLPSSEFQVNMLDCQPVHEQATQAQTTVLVVTSGTVKFDGNKQHYFNQNFLLTAQSNPQNTVWKIASDCFRFQDWAST; this is encoded by the exons ATGAGAAGATACAGAAGAGACTGGTCTCGTGAAGATTCACGAAGATACCAAGGAAGGAGGGACTATTATGATGAGGAGCCACAAACCAGTTATGGGTG CCGAGGGAGACGGACACGTGAGGAGGCAGTGACGCCGCCACCGCCGGAAAAACCAGCTTCGAGCTCCCTGATGGCCGCGTCTGTG GATTTTAAAACTCATGTAGATCAGGCATGTAGAGCTGCTGAGGAATTTGTCAATATTTACTATGAGACAATGGACAAAAGAAGACGG gcACTAACCAGGCTGTATCTGGACAAGGCCACTTTAATATGGAATGGAAATGTTGTTACAGGGCTAGAAGCCCTAACCAATTTCTTTGATATGTTGCCTTCTAGTGAGTTCCAGGTCAATATGTTAGATTGCCAACCAGTTCATG AGCAAGCTACTCAGGCCCAGACCACAGTTCTCGTTGTGACCAGTGGAACTGTGAAGTTTGATGGAAACAAACAACACTACTTCAACCAGAACTTCCTGCTGACCGCCCAGTCTAATCCTCAAAACACCGTGTGGAAGATTGCAAGCGATTGCTTTCGTTTCCAAGATTGGGCTAGTACTTAA
- the NXT2 gene encoding NTF2-related export protein 2 isoform X2, whose translation MGGRGRRTREEAVTPPPPEKPASSSLMAASVDFKTHVDQACRAAEEFVNIYYETMDKRRRALTRLYLDKATLIWNGNVVTGLEALTNFFDMLPSSEFQVNMLDCQPVHEQATQAQTTVLVVTSGTVKFDGNKQHYFNQNFLLTAQSNPQNTVWKIASDCFRFQDWAST comes from the exons ATGGGAGG CCGAGGGAGACGGACACGTGAGGAGGCAGTGACGCCGCCACCGCCGGAAAAACCAGCTTCGAGCTCCCTGATGGCCGCGTCTGTG GATTTTAAAACTCATGTAGATCAGGCATGTAGAGCTGCTGAGGAATTTGTCAATATTTACTATGAGACAATGGACAAAAGAAGACGG gcACTAACCAGGCTGTATCTGGACAAGGCCACTTTAATATGGAATGGAAATGTTGTTACAGGGCTAGAAGCCCTAACCAATTTCTTTGATATGTTGCCTTCTAGTGAGTTCCAGGTCAATATGTTAGATTGCCAACCAGTTCATG AGCAAGCTACTCAGGCCCAGACCACAGTTCTCGTTGTGACCAGTGGAACTGTGAAGTTTGATGGAAACAAACAACACTACTTCAACCAGAACTTCCTGCTGACCGCCCAGTCTAATCCTCAAAACACCGTGTGGAAGATTGCAAGCGATTGCTTTCGTTTCCAAGATTGGGCTAGTACTTAA
- the NXT2 gene encoding NTF2-related export protein 2 isoform X4: MAASVDFKTHVDQACRAAEEFVNIYYETMDKRRRALTRLYLDKATLIWNGNVVTGLEALTNFFDMLPSSEFQVNMLDCQPVHEQATQAQTTVLVVTSGTVKFDGNKQHYFNQNFLLTAQSNPQNTVWKIASDCFRFQDWAST; the protein is encoded by the exons ATGGCCGCGTCTGTG GATTTTAAAACTCATGTAGATCAGGCATGTAGAGCTGCTGAGGAATTTGTCAATATTTACTATGAGACAATGGACAAAAGAAGACGG gcACTAACCAGGCTGTATCTGGACAAGGCCACTTTAATATGGAATGGAAATGTTGTTACAGGGCTAGAAGCCCTAACCAATTTCTTTGATATGTTGCCTTCTAGTGAGTTCCAGGTCAATATGTTAGATTGCCAACCAGTTCATG AGCAAGCTACTCAGGCCCAGACCACAGTTCTCGTTGTGACCAGTGGAACTGTGAAGTTTGATGGAAACAAACAACACTACTTCAACCAGAACTTCCTGCTGACCGCCCAGTCTAATCCTCAAAACACCGTGTGGAAGATTGCAAGCGATTGCTTTCGTTTCCAAGATTGGGCTAGTACTTAA
- the NXT2 gene encoding NTF2-related export protein 2 isoform X3 translates to MTPRWELVGGRNVGDFKTHVDQACRAAEEFVNIYYETMDKRRRALTRLYLDKATLIWNGNVVTGLEALTNFFDMLPSSEFQVNMLDCQPVHEQATQAQTTVLVVTSGTVKFDGNKQHYFNQNFLLTAQSNPQNTVWKIASDCFRFQDWAST, encoded by the exons ATGACCCCGAGATGGGAATTGGTGGGAGGCAGGAATGTTGGG GATTTTAAAACTCATGTAGATCAGGCATGTAGAGCTGCTGAGGAATTTGTCAATATTTACTATGAGACAATGGACAAAAGAAGACGG gcACTAACCAGGCTGTATCTGGACAAGGCCACTTTAATATGGAATGGAAATGTTGTTACAGGGCTAGAAGCCCTAACCAATTTCTTTGATATGTTGCCTTCTAGTGAGTTCCAGGTCAATATGTTAGATTGCCAACCAGTTCATG AGCAAGCTACTCAGGCCCAGACCACAGTTCTCGTTGTGACCAGTGGAACTGTGAAGTTTGATGGAAACAAACAACACTACTTCAACCAGAACTTCCTGCTGACCGCCCAGTCTAATCCTCAAAACACCGTGTGGAAGATTGCAAGCGATTGCTTTCGTTTCCAAGATTGGGCTAGTACTTAA